The Chryseobacterium sp. 52 genome includes a region encoding these proteins:
- a CDS encoding TonB-dependent receptor plug domain-containing protein: protein MDFKTTNYIILLILLFSNVDLKAQNQFKDFEKEKTYIQTSHVFYKPGEEMYFKIYVVKAENNLPADQSKVVNFELIDPSGSVIKKAKYEIQNGYVEGYFSFSDDMKGGVYKIRAFTNWMQNEEGKNVFEKEITLQKIVSPRILMKLDFPKKGYGAGDEVIADFSMRSLSNQPIPFYEGDYMVMHNGETISEGKFITDKEGKKQLKFNLPKVLKSSDALLNIKINFDGFTESISRNIPIVLNYLDLKLMPEGGTFINGIEQNMAFKVLDELEKSVDAVLEIFNQDNKKILESTAYNFGMGSFLFTPKKGETYYAKVVKPENINQKYQLPIAKDEGVILNLYKENRKVYGKIISTDQRNIVLKGSFREKEIYNHSISLQKGLNQFEISEKELPSGICRFTVFEGGIPLAERIVFANENRQMNVKIKPVKQQYLPREKVILDIETTDENGQPVPANLAMSVVDDKLWTYADDKQNHILSWILMDSELRGKIERPQFYFDKKEEKAVKSLDLLMLTNGYRYFELIPDVIKNQKYKYFPEKKNPIYGIVEDENGKPVKAEVYLIKGRNVLKQTTSEEGTFYFSDLKTDDTYQLVAKSFQPKQEVKIRILSYRLPVNPLAKKSLNNVNVEEVVKEAVKESEKIKLREEAEKKIVTTEKTKSASENRSKKLYKDRGYGSRKDTISGSRIEEVVILGYNAIKKKDLTASTAVSKNEELQNPDLSSVLSGKVAGVAINPASGQPGSSVLIRGTASVSNITPLYVVDGVPVENFKTVINPNDINSITVLKDAAATSIYGSRGANGVIIINSLKNLRSQLKMDVTPKSYYAVMTIPRDSLISYSYSRDFYYPVYQSTNTSYRFDYRETIYWNPVVETDKKGKAQVEFYNSDANTAFRIMTEGISGTGLIGRNETTYAAQSLISIDAKIPQYLTRTDQMTIPVVIKNNSAETRKMIMDVIVPNRVKLMKFDSIITLKPLESGRLFVTMQTDDIINSNIQFSIRSGDFRETMILPFNVEEKGFPHHYSVINNTSENIKTLIPEYINGSFSSSYYVYENVALQMFEDMERLKREPHGCFEQLSSTVYPNAFILDYLKSIKKITPETESFVIRNMKKGYQKMLNYKNRDGGFGYFNTSESDAAVSAFALLEFRDLKKYVNIDPKIIQNLTSFILSKKNQNGIFEVRKNYEMKSPFSEHAWSRNMYVIYALSKIGLKDQLEEPYQVALNKALVTKDSYQMALMANASAYLGKNKEYQDLMMLLNKQYKDKNEQTEITFTGSKGISASAETLSLYVMALQKDEKQNQLKIAEAADQLINYNGYYGFGSTQATTLALEALSDFFAKNEKLYGAEKPKIKINQVEVAPKISIASAYRAGQNEISIGYAENIQKGLPYKLEYHYYTLQAPESKDIPVTLETKLKSATAKVGETNRMTVTVKNKINGPLPMVVAKIGIPAGLTLQNALLKDLIDKKQVSYYEIFDNYLVLYWEHFDTEETKVINLDLKVEFAGEYTAKASNVYLYYMPELKYWNEGITAKIEY, encoded by the coding sequence ATGGATTTTAAAACTACAAACTATATTATACTGCTGATTTTACTGTTTTCAAATGTTGATTTGAAAGCTCAGAACCAGTTTAAAGATTTCGAAAAAGAAAAAACGTATATACAGACCAGCCATGTTTTTTATAAACCCGGCGAAGAAATGTATTTTAAAATTTACGTTGTAAAAGCTGAAAATAATCTTCCCGCTGACCAAAGCAAAGTTGTGAATTTTGAATTGATTGATCCAAGTGGAAGCGTTATTAAAAAAGCCAAATATGAAATTCAAAACGGGTATGTAGAAGGCTATTTTTCTTTCAGTGATGATATGAAAGGAGGAGTTTATAAGATCAGAGCTTTTACCAACTGGATGCAGAATGAAGAAGGTAAAAATGTTTTTGAGAAAGAGATTACTTTGCAGAAAATAGTTTCACCCAGAATTTTAATGAAGCTTGATTTCCCTAAAAAAGGCTATGGAGCAGGAGATGAAGTTATTGCTGATTTTTCGATGAGAAGTCTGAGCAATCAGCCGATTCCTTTCTATGAAGGAGATTATATGGTAATGCACAACGGAGAAACTATTTCAGAAGGAAAGTTTATAACGGATAAAGAAGGTAAGAAGCAACTGAAGTTTAATCTTCCTAAAGTTTTAAAGTCTTCAGATGCCCTGCTGAATATTAAAATTAATTTTGACGGTTTTACAGAATCTATTTCCAGAAATATTCCGATTGTTCTGAACTATCTTGATCTGAAGTTGATGCCGGAAGGCGGGACTTTTATAAATGGCATTGAACAGAATATGGCGTTTAAAGTTTTAGATGAATTGGAGAAGTCTGTTGATGCCGTTTTGGAAATTTTTAATCAGGATAATAAAAAAATATTAGAATCCACAGCCTATAACTTCGGAATGGGAAGTTTCCTTTTTACGCCTAAGAAAGGGGAAACATATTATGCAAAAGTTGTAAAGCCTGAAAATATTAATCAAAAGTACCAGCTCCCGATTGCCAAAGACGAAGGAGTAATTTTGAATCTCTATAAAGAAAATCGAAAGGTTTATGGCAAGATTATTTCTACGGATCAAAGAAATATAGTTCTAAAAGGAAGCTTCCGCGAAAAAGAAATATATAACCATTCAATTTCACTACAAAAAGGATTGAATCAATTCGAAATTTCGGAAAAAGAGCTTCCGTCCGGTATCTGTAGATTTACTGTTTTTGAAGGTGGAATTCCCCTTGCAGAACGTATTGTCTTTGCTAATGAAAACAGGCAGATGAACGTAAAAATAAAACCGGTAAAACAACAATATCTTCCAAGAGAAAAGGTAATACTGGATATTGAAACCACGGATGAAAACGGTCAGCCCGTTCCTGCAAATTTAGCCATGAGTGTTGTTGATGATAAACTTTGGACTTATGCAGATGATAAGCAAAATCATATCTTATCATGGATTCTCATGGATTCTGAATTAAGGGGGAAAATAGAAAGACCACAGTTTTATTTTGACAAAAAAGAAGAAAAAGCAGTGAAAAGTCTTGATCTTCTCATGCTGACCAATGGATATAGATATTTTGAACTTATCCCTGATGTTATTAAAAACCAGAAGTATAAGTATTTTCCTGAAAAGAAGAATCCGATTTACGGAATTGTAGAGGATGAAAACGGGAAACCTGTAAAAGCCGAGGTTTATCTGATAAAAGGAAGAAATGTTCTTAAACAGACTACCTCCGAAGAAGGAACCTTCTATTTTTCGGATCTGAAAACAGACGATACTTATCAATTGGTAGCCAAATCTTTTCAGCCAAAACAGGAAGTGAAAATCAGAATATTATCCTACAGGCTTCCTGTAAATCCGCTTGCTAAAAAATCATTGAATAATGTAAATGTAGAAGAGGTTGTAAAAGAAGCAGTTAAAGAATCAGAAAAGATAAAACTTAGAGAGGAAGCCGAGAAAAAGATTGTAACTACAGAAAAAACAAAGTCTGCCTCTGAAAACAGATCAAAAAAATTATATAAAGACAGAGGATATGGAAGCAGGAAAGATACAATAAGCGGATCCCGAATTGAAGAAGTTGTCATATTAGGATATAATGCAATTAAGAAAAAAGATCTCACAGCATCCACAGCCGTTTCAAAAAATGAAGAGCTTCAAAACCCGGATCTGTCTTCTGTTTTAAGCGGAAAAGTTGCTGGAGTAGCCATCAATCCGGCAAGTGGACAGCCCGGAAGTAGCGTGTTGATAAGAGGAACTGCTTCAGTTTCCAACATAACCCCTTTGTACGTGGTTGACGGAGTACCGGTAGAAAATTTTAAAACAGTGATTAATCCTAATGATATCAATAGTATAACAGTTCTGAAAGATGCCGCTGCAACATCCATTTACGGAAGCAGAGGTGCAAATGGGGTGATCATTATTAATTCTCTGAAAAATTTACGTTCACAGTTGAAAATGGATGTAACACCAAAATCATATTACGCTGTGATGACCATTCCCCGTGATAGTCTGATATCCTATTCTTACAGCAGAGATTTTTATTACCCTGTCTATCAGAGTACCAATACATCTTACCGGTTTGACTACCGGGAAACTATTTATTGGAATCCTGTGGTAGAGACTGATAAAAAAGGAAAAGCACAAGTGGAATTTTATAATTCTGATGCCAATACCGCTTTCAGAATTATGACCGAAGGTATTTCCGGAACCGGTCTGATTGGTAGAAATGAAACCACATATGCCGCTCAGAGTCTTATCTCCATTGATGCCAAAATACCACAGTACCTTACAAGAACAGACCAGATGACCATTCCTGTGGTAATTAAAAACAATTCAGCTGAAACCAGAAAAATGATAATGGATGTGATTGTTCCCAATAGAGTTAAATTAATGAAATTTGACAGCATCATCACATTGAAACCACTCGAATCAGGGAGACTGTTTGTTACAATGCAAACGGATGATATTATAAATTCAAATATTCAGTTTTCCATACGTTCAGGAGATTTCAGAGAAACAATGATTCTTCCGTTTAATGTTGAAGAAAAAGGATTTCCTCATCATTATTCTGTGATTAACAATACTTCGGAAAATATAAAAACACTTATTCCTGAATATATTAATGGCAGTTTTTCCTCTTCCTATTATGTGTATGAAAATGTAGCATTGCAGATGTTTGAAGATATGGAAAGACTGAAGCGTGAACCTCACGGATGTTTTGAGCAGCTTTCATCTACCGTGTATCCTAATGCTTTTATTCTTGATTATTTAAAATCCATTAAAAAAATTACGCCGGAAACAGAAAGCTTTGTGATAAGAAATATGAAAAAAGGCTACCAAAAAATGCTGAATTATAAGAATAGAGACGGAGGTTTCGGGTATTTCAACACCTCGGAATCTGATGCAGCTGTGTCTGCTTTTGCATTGCTGGAATTCAGGGATTTGAAAAAGTACGTCAATATAGACCCTAAAATAATTCAGAATCTGACTTCTTTTATCTTATCTAAGAAAAACCAGAACGGGATTTTCGAGGTAAGAAAAAATTATGAGATGAAAAGTCCTTTCTCTGAACACGCATGGTCAAGGAATATGTATGTGATCTATGCGCTGTCTAAAATTGGTTTAAAAGATCAATTGGAAGAACCTTATCAGGTTGCATTGAACAAAGCATTGGTCACAAAGGATTCTTATCAGATGGCACTCATGGCCAATGCTTCTGCCTATCTTGGAAAAAATAAAGAATATCAGGATCTGATGATGCTTCTGAACAAACAGTATAAAGATAAAAATGAGCAAACAGAAATTACTTTTACAGGTTCTAAAGGAATTTCAGCCAGTGCAGAAACGTTGTCGCTATACGTGATGGCTCTTCAGAAAGATGAAAAACAAAACCAGTTAAAAATTGCAGAAGCAGCTGATCAATTGATTAACTATAATGGATATTACGGTTTCGGATCAACGCAGGCTACAACACTGGCTTTAGAGGCCCTGTCTGATTTTTTTGCTAAAAATGAGAAATTGTATGGAGCTGAAAAACCTAAAATTAAAATTAATCAAGTGGAAGTTGCTCCAAAAATAAGTATTGCTTCAGCTTACAGAGCCGGACAGAATGAAATAAGTATTGGATATGCAGAAAACATCCAAAAAGGACTGCCTTATAAGCTTGAATATCATTATTACACCCTGCAGGCTCCGGAAAGTAAAGACATCCCTGTGACACTGGAAACAAAGTTGAAATCAGCAACTGCAAAAGTAGGAGAGACCAATAGAATGACAGTTACCGTAAAAAATAAAATCAACGGACCGTTACCAATGGTCGTTGCTAAAATTGGAATTCCTGCCGGATTGACCCTTCAGAATGCTTTACTGAAAGATCTTATAGATAAAAAGCAGGTTTCTTATTATGAAATTTTTGATAACTATCTGGTGCTGTATTGGGAACATTTTGATACGGAAGAAACAAAAGTCATCAATCTTGATCTGAAAGTGGAATTTGCAGGAGAATACACGGCAAAGGCAAGCAATGTCTATCTTTATTATATGCCGGAATTAAAATACTGGAATGAAGGAATAACTGCAAAAATTGAGTATTAA